From the genome of Pantoea alfalfae, one region includes:
- the lepA gene encoding translation elongation factor 4, giving the protein MKHIRNFSIIAHIDHGKSTLSDRLIQICGGLSDREMAAQVLDSMDLERERGITIKAQSVTLDYHAKDGETYQLNFIDTPGHVDFSYEVSRSLAACEGALLVVDAGQGVEAQTLANCYTAMEMDLEVVPVLNKIDLPAADPDRAAQEIEDIVGIDAADAVRCSAKTGVGVPDVLERLVRDIPPPEGDPEGPLQALIIDSWFDNYLGVVSLVRVKNGTMRKGDKIKVLSTGQVYNADRLGIFTPKRVDRNELNCGEVGWLVCAIKDILGAPVGDTLTTARNPADKALPGFKKVKPQVYAGLFPISSDDYEAFRDALGKLSLNDASLFYEPESSTALGFGFRCGFLGLLHMEIIQERLEREYDLDLITTAPTVVYEVVTTGGEIVHVDSPSKLPPLNNIEELREPIAECHMLLPQEYLGNVITLCIEKRGVQTNMVYHGNQVALTYEIPMAEVVLDFFDRLKSTSRGYASLDYNFKRFQPSDMVRVDVLINSERVDALALITHRDNAPYRGRDLVEKMKDLIPRQQFDIAIQAAIGNHIIARSTVKQLRKNVLAKCYGGDVSRKKKLLQKQKDGKKRMKQVGNVELPQEAFLAILHVGKDSK; this is encoded by the coding sequence ATGAAGCACATAAGAAATTTCTCCATCATCGCTCATATCGACCATGGTAAATCTACGCTCTCTGACCGCCTTATTCAGATCTGCGGTGGCCTTTCTGACCGTGAAATGGCTGCGCAGGTTCTTGACTCCATGGATTTGGAGCGTGAGCGTGGCATTACTATCAAAGCACAGAGCGTCACACTCGATTACCACGCGAAAGACGGCGAAACTTACCAGCTCAATTTCATTGATACTCCGGGCCACGTAGACTTCTCTTATGAAGTTTCCCGCTCACTGGCTGCCTGCGAAGGTGCATTGCTGGTGGTGGATGCGGGTCAGGGTGTTGAAGCGCAGACACTGGCGAACTGCTACACCGCGATGGAGATGGATCTGGAAGTAGTGCCGGTTCTGAACAAAATCGACCTGCCTGCTGCCGATCCCGATCGCGCTGCGCAGGAGATTGAAGATATCGTCGGCATCGATGCTGCTGATGCGGTGCGCTGCTCCGCTAAAACCGGCGTCGGCGTTCCGGACGTGCTGGAACGCTTAGTGCGCGATATTCCGCCGCCGGAAGGCGATCCGGAAGGTCCGCTACAGGCGCTGATTATCGATTCCTGGTTTGATAACTATCTGGGCGTTGTCTCGCTGGTGCGTGTAAAAAACGGCACCATGCGTAAAGGTGACAAGATCAAAGTCCTCAGCACCGGTCAGGTTTATAACGCTGACCGCCTGGGTATCTTTACCCCGAAACGTGTCGACCGTAATGAACTGAACTGCGGTGAAGTCGGCTGGCTGGTCTGCGCCATTAAAGATATCCTCGGCGCACCGGTGGGCGATACCCTCACCACCGCTCGCAACCCGGCAGACAAAGCGCTGCCAGGCTTTAAAAAAGTGAAGCCGCAGGTTTATGCCGGTCTGTTCCCGATCAGCTCTGACGATTATGAAGCGTTCCGTGATGCGCTCGGCAAGCTGAGCCTGAACGATGCCTCGCTGTTCTATGAGCCAGAAAGCTCAACGGCGCTGGGCTTTGGTTTCCGCTGTGGCTTCCTCGGTCTGCTGCACATGGAGATCATCCAGGAGCGTCTGGAGCGCGAATACGATCTCGATCTGATTACCACTGCACCGACGGTAGTGTATGAAGTCGTGACCACCGGTGGCGAAATTGTTCATGTCGATAGTCCATCCAAGCTGCCGCCACTGAATAACATCGAAGAGCTGCGTGAGCCGATCGCGGAATGTCACATGCTGCTGCCACAGGAGTATCTGGGCAACGTCATCACGCTCTGTATTGAGAAGCGTGGCGTGCAGACCAACATGGTTTACCACGGCAATCAGGTTGCACTGACGTATGAAATTCCGATGGCAGAAGTGGTTCTCGACTTCTTTGACCGTCTGAAATCCACCTCGCGCGGTTATGCCTCGCTGGATTACAACTTCAAACGTTTCCAGCCTTCAGACATGGTGCGTGTCGACGTACTGATTAACTCTGAACGTGTGGATGCGCTGGCGCTGATTACTCACCGCGACAATGCGCCTTATCGTGGCCGCGATCTGGTTGAGAAAATGAAAGATCTCATCCCGCGCCAGCAGTTTGATATTGCGATTCAGGCTGCCATCGGTAACCACATTATTGCGCGCTCAACGGTTAAACAGCTGCGCAAAAACGTTCTCGCCAAGTGTTATGGCGGTGACGTCAGCCGTAAGAAGAAACTGTTGCAGAAACAGAAAGATGGTAAGAAGCGTATGAAGCAGGTTGGTAACGTTGAGCTGCCACAGGAAGCGTTCCTCGCCATTCTGCATGTCGGTAAGGACAGCAAATAA
- the lepB gene encoding signal peptidase I codes for MANMFALILAIATLITGIVWVIDRFKWAPERRAKQAAAQAQTGNALDSKTLAKVSSQPGWVETTASVFPVLAVVFIVRSFIYEPFQIPSGSMMPTLLIGDFILVEKFAYGIKDPITQTTLIPTGQPKRGDIAVFKYPKDPSLDYIKRVIGLPGDKVIYDPYSKTLTVKPTCGDDKACDTALAVTYTDVEPSNFIQTFSGFDGNETGNGFYQVPQGDTLRGGLRMATRKETIGNVTHDILLVNEAQSQAGMYYQQPGQPQASWVVPKGQYFMMGDNRDNSADSRYWGFVPERNLVGKAVAIWMSFEKQEGQWPTGVRFSRIGGIH; via the coding sequence ATGGCTAATATGTTCGCCCTGATTCTGGCGATAGCGACGCTGATTACTGGCATCGTCTGGGTAATTGATCGTTTCAAATGGGCACCCGAGCGTCGCGCGAAACAGGCGGCGGCGCAGGCCCAGACCGGTAACGCGCTTGACAGCAAAACGCTGGCGAAAGTCTCTTCACAGCCAGGCTGGGTTGAGACGACCGCCTCCGTGTTCCCGGTGCTGGCCGTGGTTTTCATCGTGCGTTCGTTTATTTACGAACCGTTCCAGATTCCCTCTGGCTCGATGATGCCAACGCTGCTGATTGGCGACTTTATCCTGGTGGAGAAGTTTGCTTACGGCATTAAAGATCCGATTACCCAGACGACGCTGATCCCAACCGGTCAGCCGAAGCGCGGCGACATTGCGGTATTTAAATACCCGAAAGATCCGAGCCTGGATTATATTAAGCGCGTGATTGGCCTGCCAGGCGATAAAGTCATCTATGATCCTTACAGCAAAACGCTAACGGTGAAACCGACCTGTGGTGATGATAAAGCCTGTGACACAGCGTTGGCAGTGACTTATACCGACGTTGAACCAAGCAACTTTATTCAGACTTTTAGCGGCTTTGATGGCAACGAAACCGGCAACGGTTTTTATCAGGTGCCACAGGGCGATACCCTGCGCGGTGGTCTGCGCATGGCAACCCGTAAAGAGACTATCGGTAACGTGACCCATGACATTCTGCTGGTTAACGAAGCGCAGAGTCAGGCGGGCATGTATTATCAGCAGCCGGGTCAGCCGCAGGCGAGCTGGGTCGTGCCGAAAGGGCAATACTTCATGATGGGCGACAACCGTGATAACAGCGCCGACAGCCGTTACTGGGGCTTTGTCCCGGAGCGTAATCTGGTCGGTAAAGCGGTCGCTATCTGGATGAGTTTTGAGAAACAAGAAGGTCAGTGGCCAACCGGCGTGCGATTCAGTCGCATCGGCGGTATCCACTAA
- the rnc gene encoding ribonuclease III, which produces MNPILINKLQRKLGYTFTHSELLQQALTHRSASSKHNERLEFLGDSILSYVIANALYHRFPRVDEGDMSRMRATLVRGNTLAEMAREFDLGECLRLGPGELKSGGFRRESILADTVEALIGGIFLDSSIERVEQLILDWYQTRLDEISPGDKQKDPKTRLQEYLQGRHLPLPSYLVVQVRGEAHDQEFTIHCQVSGMAEPVVGVGSSRRKAEQAAAEQALIKLGLE; this is translated from the coding sequence ATGAACCCCATCCTGATTAACAAGCTTCAGCGCAAACTGGGCTACACTTTTACTCATTCGGAACTGTTACAGCAGGCCCTGACTCACCGCAGCGCCAGCAGCAAGCACAACGAGCGCCTGGAATTTCTGGGCGATTCTATTCTTAGCTATGTGATTGCGAATGCCCTTTATCACCGCTTCCCGCGGGTTGATGAAGGTGACATGAGCCGCATGCGTGCCACGCTGGTGCGCGGCAATACGCTGGCTGAAATGGCACGCGAATTTGATCTTGGCGAGTGCCTGCGCTTAGGGCCGGGTGAGCTGAAAAGCGGCGGTTTCCGTCGCGAATCGATCCTGGCGGATACGGTGGAAGCGCTGATTGGTGGTATCTTCCTCGACAGCAGCATCGAGCGGGTAGAGCAGCTGATCCTCGACTGGTATCAGACGCGCCTGGATGAAATCAGTCCTGGCGACAAACAAAAAGATCCCAAAACGCGCCTGCAGGAGTATCTGCAGGGACGTCATCTGCCGCTGCCAAGTTATCTGGTGGTGCAGGTGCGCGGCGAAGCCCACGATCAGGAATTCACCATTCACTGTCAGGTGAGTGGCATGGCCGAGCCGGTCGTCGGCGTCGGCTCCAGCCGTCGTAAAGCCGAGCAGGCAGCGGCTGAACAGGCACTGATAAAATTAGGTCTCGAATAG
- the era gene encoding GTPase Era, with protein sequence MSENVTYCGFVAIVGRPNVGKSTLLNQLLGQKVSITSRKPQTTRHRIMGIHTEGNYQAIYVDTPGLHMEEKRAINRLMNRAASSSIGDVELVIFVVEGTRWTPDDEMVLNKLRDNKVPVVLAVNKVDNIQDKTILLPHLQFLSQQMNFLDIVPVSAESGKNVDTIAAITRKHLPQADHHFPEDYITDRSQRFMASEMIREKLMRFLGAELPYSVTVEIERFVTNERGGYDIHGLILVEREGQKKMVIGNKGAKIKVIGTEARRDMEEMFEAKVHLELWVKVKSGWADDERALRSLGYTDDL encoded by the coding sequence ATGAGCGAAAACGTTACTTATTGCGGCTTTGTCGCGATTGTTGGCCGACCGAACGTCGGTAAATCCACCTTACTGAACCAGTTGCTGGGGCAGAAGGTGTCGATCACCTCGCGTAAGCCGCAAACCACGCGCCACCGCATCATGGGCATTCATACTGAGGGCAACTATCAGGCGATTTACGTCGATACCCCCGGACTGCACATGGAAGAGAAGCGCGCCATTAACCGTCTGATGAACCGTGCAGCCAGCAGTTCTATCGGCGACGTAGAGCTGGTGATCTTCGTCGTTGAAGGTACCCGCTGGACGCCAGATGATGAGATGGTGTTAAACAAACTGCGCGACAATAAAGTGCCGGTTGTGCTGGCTGTGAATAAAGTCGACAACATCCAGGATAAAACCATCCTGCTGCCGCATCTGCAGTTCCTGAGCCAGCAGATGAACTTCCTTGATATCGTGCCAGTCTCTGCGGAGAGCGGCAAAAACGTCGATACCATTGCGGCCATTACCCGCAAGCATCTGCCGCAGGCCGATCATCACTTCCCGGAAGATTACATCACCGATCGCTCTCAGCGTTTCATGGCGTCAGAGATGATCCGTGAAAAACTGATGCGCTTCCTGGGCGCTGAACTGCCTTACTCGGTCACCGTGGAGATTGAGCGCTTCGTGACCAACGAACGCGGCGGTTACGACATTCATGGACTGATTCTGGTCGAGCGCGAAGGGCAGAAGAAGATGGTGATTGGCAACAAAGGTGCCAAAATCAAAGTCATCGGAACAGAAGCGCGCAGGGACATGGAAGAGATGTTCGAAGCGAAAGTGCATCTCGAACTGTGGGTGAAAGTGAAATCCGGCTGGGCAGATGACGAACGAGCGCTGCGCAGCCTGGGTTATACAGACGATCTCTGA
- the recO gene encoding DNA repair protein RecO: MEGWQRAFVLHSRPFSETSLLLDLFSENEGRVRVLAKGARSRRSQLKGALQPFTPLLVRWSGRGDVKTLRNAEAVSLALPLSGITLYCGLYVNELVSRVLQPESPFQELFFDYLNCLQALASTHGKPEPALRRFELALLGHLGYGVDFLHCAGSGEPVSEDMTYSYREDRGFIASLVVNQRSFTGRELHALCEREFPDADTLRAAKRFTRIALKPYLGGKPLKSQELFRQFIPKKKPEQEEE, translated from the coding sequence ATGGAAGGCTGGCAACGCGCCTTTGTGCTGCATAGTCGTCCCTTCAGCGAAACCAGCCTGCTGCTCGACCTGTTCAGCGAAAACGAAGGGCGGGTACGGGTGCTGGCCAAGGGCGCACGCTCGCGGCGCTCTCAGCTGAAAGGTGCATTACAGCCTTTTACCCCGCTGCTGGTTCGCTGGAGCGGGCGCGGGGACGTCAAAACCCTGCGCAATGCTGAAGCGGTGTCGCTGGCCTTACCGCTCAGCGGCATCACGCTCTACTGCGGTCTCTACGTCAATGAGCTGGTCTCGCGCGTATTGCAGCCGGAATCTCCCTTCCAGGAACTTTTCTTCGACTATCTCAACTGCCTTCAGGCATTAGCTTCCACGCACGGCAAGCCCGAACCGGCACTGCGCCGTTTTGAACTGGCGCTGCTCGGTCATCTGGGGTATGGCGTCGACTTCCTGCATTGCGCCGGTAGCGGCGAGCCGGTCAGCGAAGACATGACGTACAGCTACCGTGAAGATCGCGGTTTTATCGCCAGTCTGGTGGTCAATCAGCGCAGCTTTACCGGCCGTGAGTTGCACGCCCTGTGTGAACGTGAGTTTCCCGATGCCGATACGCTGCGCGCTGCTAAGCGCTTTACCCGCATCGCCCTGAAGCCCTATCTGGGTGGCAAGCCGCTGAAAAGTCAGGAGCTGTTCCGCCAGTTTATCCCGAAGAAAAAGCCCGAACAGGAAGAAGAATAG
- the pdxJ gene encoding pyridoxine 5'-phosphate synthase, which yields MAELLLGVNIDHIATVRNARGTNYPDPVQAAFIAEQAGADGITVHLREDRRHITDRDVRILRDTIQTRMNLEMAVTDEMIGIACDIQPHFCCLVPEKRQEVTTEGGLDVAGQQEKMNAAVRLLRDAGILVSLFIDADHRQIEAAVATGAPYIEIHTGAYAEAPEGRGRDAELARIRHAATFAASLGLKVNAGHGLTYHNVLPIAALPEMHELNIGHAIIGRAVMSGLPEAVKEMKQLLREARR from the coding sequence ATGGCTGAGTTGCTGTTAGGTGTCAATATCGATCACATTGCCACGGTGCGTAACGCCCGTGGGACAAACTATCCCGATCCGGTGCAGGCGGCGTTCATCGCCGAGCAGGCAGGCGCAGACGGTATTACGGTGCACCTGCGCGAAGATCGCCGTCACATTACCGACCGCGACGTGCGTATCCTGCGTGACACTATCCAGACGCGCATGAATCTGGAGATGGCGGTCACTGATGAGATGATCGGCATCGCCTGCGATATCCAGCCCCATTTCTGCTGTCTGGTGCCCGAAAAGCGTCAGGAAGTGACCACGGAAGGCGGACTGGATGTGGCAGGGCAGCAGGAGAAGATGAACGCGGCTGTACGACTGCTGCGTGATGCGGGCATTCTGGTTTCACTGTTTATTGATGCCGACCACCGCCAGATCGAAGCGGCCGTTGCCACAGGTGCGCCTTATATCGAAATTCACACCGGCGCTTATGCCGAGGCACCAGAGGGACGGGGACGTGACGCGGAGCTGGCACGCATTCGCCATGCCGCCACCTTTGCCGCCAGCCTGGGGCTGAAGGTCAACGCCGGTCACGGTCTGACCTACCACAACGTGTTGCCGATTGCGGCGCTGCCGGAAATGCATGAGCTGAACATCGGCCATGCCATTATCGGTCGTGCGGTGATGAGTGGCCTGCCGGAGGCGGTTAAAGAGATGAAGCAACTGCTGCGTGAAGCCCGCCGCTAA
- the acpS gene encoding holo-ACP synthase, whose protein sequence is MAILGLGSDIVEIERIAGVIERSGDRLARRVLSEAEWQQYQAHKQPVRFLSKRFAVKEAAAKAFGTGIRGGLAFNQFEVYNDALGKPGLRFFQHAADVAERLGVKHVHVTLADERHYACATVIIES, encoded by the coding sequence ATGGCTATTCTGGGACTGGGCAGCGACATCGTTGAGATTGAACGCATCGCCGGGGTGATTGAGCGCTCCGGCGACCGGCTGGCGCGCCGGGTGCTGAGCGAAGCCGAATGGCAGCAGTATCAGGCACACAAGCAGCCGGTGCGCTTTCTCTCCAAGCGGTTTGCAGTCAAAGAGGCGGCAGCAAAAGCCTTTGGCACCGGCATTCGCGGTGGTCTGGCGTTTAATCAGTTTGAAGTTTACAACGATGCGCTGGGTAAACCGGGGTTACGCTTCTTTCAGCATGCAGCTGACGTGGCGGAGAGGCTGGGCGTTAAACACGTTCACGTGACGCTGGCCGATGAGCGTCACTATGCCTGCGCCACAGTCATCATTGAGAGCTAG
- a CDS encoding YfhL family 4Fe-4S dicluster ferredoxin: MALLITARCINCDMCEPECPNQAISLGDAIYEIDVSRCTECVGHYEVPTCQQVCPIDNTIITDPQHTESRDALWEKFVLLHG, encoded by the coding sequence ATGGCGCTGTTGATTACGGCCAGATGCATTAACTGCGATATGTGTGAACCGGAGTGCCCGAACCAGGCGATTTCACTGGGCGATGCGATCTATGAGATTGATGTCAGCCGCTGCACGGAATGCGTCGGGCATTATGAGGTGCCAACCTGTCAGCAGGTCTGCCCCATCGACAACACCATCATCACTGACCCACAGCACACCGAATCACGCGATGCGCTGTGGGAGAAGTTCGTGCTGCTGCACGGCTAG
- a CDS encoding MurR/RpiR family transcriptional regulator, translating into MSSLLRIRQLYPRLALNERRLADFLLSQPDKARHLSSQKLAEESGVSQSSVVKFAQKLGYKGFPALKLALSESLADKDAITVHNHILSDDPLKMVGEKLLTEKLSAIRATLDINSEEKLNDVLQLLKNARRILLVGIGASGLVAKDFSWKLMKIGINAVAEQDMHALLASVQAMGPGDVLLAISYTGERREINLAAQEAVQVGADVVAFTGFTPNTLQQSASYCLYTVAEEQSTRSAAISSTTAQLALTDLLFMALVQNDPERASSHIRHSEALVKKLV; encoded by the coding sequence ATGAGTTCATTGCTGCGCATTCGCCAGCTTTATCCACGTCTGGCATTGAACGAGCGTCGGCTGGCGGATTTTTTACTGTCGCAACCCGATAAGGCACGTCACCTGAGTTCGCAAAAGCTGGCGGAAGAGTCCGGCGTCAGCCAGTCGAGCGTGGTGAAGTTTGCTCAGAAGCTGGGATACAAAGGCTTTCCGGCGCTTAAGCTGGCTCTGAGTGAGTCACTGGCGGACAAGGATGCTATTACCGTGCATAACCATATCCTCAGCGACGACCCGCTTAAAATGGTGGGGGAAAAGCTGCTGACCGAAAAGCTTTCGGCGATTCGCGCCACGCTGGATATTAATAGCGAAGAGAAGCTCAACGATGTGTTACAGCTGCTGAAAAATGCCCGGCGCATTTTACTGGTCGGCATCGGTGCATCGGGCCTGGTGGCGAAGGATTTCTCCTGGAAGCTGATGAAGATTGGCATTAATGCAGTGGCGGAACAGGATATGCACGCCCTGCTGGCCAGCGTGCAGGCGATGGGGCCAGGCGATGTGCTGCTGGCCATCTCCTACACCGGGGAACGGCGCGAGATTAATCTGGCGGCGCAGGAAGCGGTGCAGGTGGGCGCCGATGTGGTGGCGTTTACCGGCTTTACGCCGAACACCCTGCAGCAGAGTGCCAGCTATTGTCTCTACACGGTGGCGGAAGAACAGAGCACCCGCAGCGCAGCGATCTCTTCGACCACCGCACAGCTGGCGCTGACCGATCTGCTGTTTATGGCGCTGGTGCAAAACGATCCGGAGCGTGCGTCGAGTCATATTCGTCACAGCGAAGCGCTGGTGAAAAAGCTGGTCTGA
- the yfhb gene encoding phosphatidylglycerophosphatase C, with product MTRGTQRRIVFFDLDGTLHQQDMFGTFMRYLLRRRPLNLLLVVPLLPVVGMGLLFKGRAARWPMSLLLWSITFGRSEQTLLRLEAEFAQWFRLRVKAFPVVQQRLTDYLGSDDADVWLITGSPQSLVEQVYYDSAFLPRVKLIASQMQRGWGGRVLAMRCLGHEKVAQLEEKIGTPLQLYSGYSDSKQDNPLLFFCQHRWRVTPAGELQQLE from the coding sequence TTGACCAGGGGAACACAACGTCGCATCGTATTTTTCGACCTCGATGGCACTTTGCATCAGCAGGACATGTTCGGCACCTTTATGCGCTATCTGCTGCGGCGCCGTCCGCTGAATCTGCTGCTGGTGGTGCCGTTACTGCCGGTGGTGGGCATGGGCTTGCTGTTTAAAGGCCGCGCGGCACGCTGGCCCATGAGCCTGCTGCTCTGGTCAATTACCTTTGGCCGCTCCGAGCAGACATTGCTGCGCCTCGAAGCCGAGTTTGCCCAGTGGTTTCGCCTGCGCGTAAAAGCTTTCCCGGTGGTGCAGCAGCGCCTGACGGATTACCTCGGCAGTGATGATGCTGACGTCTGGCTCATCACCGGATCGCCACAGTCATTGGTAGAGCAGGTCTATTACGACTCCGCGTTTCTGCCACGCGTGAAGCTGATTGCCAGTCAGATGCAGCGCGGCTGGGGCGGGCGGGTACTGGCAATGCGCTGCCTCGGCCATGAGAAAGTGGCCCAGCTTGAAGAGAAAATCGGCACGCCGCTACAGCTCTACAGCGGCTATAGCGACAGCAAACAGGACAACCCGCTGCTGTTTTTCTGTCAGCATCGCTGGCGCGTAACACCCGCAGGTGAGCTGCAACAGCTGGAATAA
- the tadA gene encoding tRNA adenosine(34) deaminase TadA, with protein MKQQDEYWMRHALDLARRAWEQGEVPVGAVLVQNDRVIGEGWNRPIGQHDPTAHAEIMALRQGGKVLENYRLLDTTLYVTLEPCVMCAGAMVHSRISRLVYGAHDIKSGAAGSLLDVLGHPGMNHQVELHSGVLAEECAAMLSDFFRMRREQKKALRQAQRQD; from the coding sequence ATGAAACAACAAGATGAATACTGGATGCGCCATGCGCTTGACCTGGCGCGCCGGGCGTGGGAGCAGGGCGAAGTGCCGGTGGGTGCGGTGCTGGTTCAGAATGATCGGGTGATCGGTGAAGGCTGGAACCGACCCATCGGCCAGCACGATCCGACGGCGCATGCGGAGATTATGGCGTTGCGGCAGGGCGGTAAGGTACTGGAAAATTATCGTCTGCTGGACACCACGCTCTACGTGACGCTGGAGCCGTGCGTGATGTGCGCCGGCGCCATGGTTCACAGCCGCATCAGCCGGCTGGTCTATGGTGCGCACGATATTAAAAGTGGGGCGGCGGGGTCGCTGCTGGATGTGCTGGGCCACCCCGGCATGAATCATCAGGTTGAACTGCACAGCGGCGTGCTGGCTGAAGAGTGTGCCGCTATGCTGAGCGACTTCTTCCGTATGCGTCGCGAGCAGAAAAAAGCGCTGCGTCAGGCGCAACGCCAGGATTAA
- the mltF gene encoding membrane-bound lytic murein transglycosylase MltF, giving the protein MKRLKFNYLFIGLVAVLLALALWPSIPWYGSGQDRISQIKSRGVLRVSTINSPLTYYTVNQLPAGMDYELAKRFADYLGVKLKVTVRPNLSDLFDDLDDGKADLLAAGLNYNNERLTRYQTGPGYYNVSQQLVYRVDKPRPKNLGDLKGRLTVASGSAYLSTLKSARSNQFPDLDWAISTDQSPKALLEAVADGKLDYTIGDSVTIALLQRIYPQLAVAFDVTDEEPVTWYVRHSDDDSLNAAMLDFFNGMGEEGAMARLEEKYLGHVGTFDYVDTRTFLRAIDNTLPDIRPLFEKYATSIDWRLLAAISYQESHWNPQATSPTGVRGMMMLTRNTADSLDVGDRTDPEQSIRGGSQYLQDMMAKVPQTIPEDERIWFALAAYNMGYAHMLDVRKLTARQGGNPDSWADVKLRLPMLSQKRYYTQTAYGYARGHEAYNYVENIRKYQLSLVGYLQEQEKRLAQQAEAQEAQAELAKGYPAVEPKIAMN; this is encoded by the coding sequence TTGAAACGCCTAAAATTTAATTATCTGTTTATCGGTCTGGTTGCCGTGCTGTTAGCGTTAGCGCTGTGGCCATCCATTCCCTGGTATGGGAGTGGGCAGGACAGGATTTCACAGATTAAATCACGGGGAGTCCTGCGGGTCAGTACCATCAACTCCCCATTGACGTACTACACAGTTAACCAGTTACCGGCCGGTATGGATTATGAGCTGGCAAAACGCTTCGCCGATTATCTTGGCGTCAAACTGAAGGTGACGGTTCGTCCTAACCTGAGCGATCTGTTTGATGACCTTGACGATGGTAAAGCCGATTTGCTGGCCGCTGGCCTGAACTACAACAATGAACGCCTGACGCGCTATCAGACCGGGCCAGGTTACTACAACGTTTCACAACAGCTGGTCTATCGCGTGGATAAGCCACGCCCTAAAAACCTCGGTGACTTAAAGGGGCGGCTGACGGTTGCATCAGGATCGGCCTATCTGTCAACGCTAAAGAGCGCGCGTTCCAATCAGTTCCCCGATCTGGACTGGGCGATCTCCACCGATCAGAGTCCTAAAGCTCTGCTGGAAGCGGTCGCCGACGGCAAGCTCGACTATACCATTGGTGACTCCGTCACTATTGCACTGTTGCAGCGCATCTATCCGCAGCTGGCGGTGGCGTTCGATGTTACCGATGAAGAGCCGGTAACCTGGTATGTGCGGCACAGCGATGACGATAGCCTGAATGCAGCAATGCTCGACTTCTTTAATGGTATGGGCGAAGAAGGCGCGATGGCGCGGCTGGAGGAGAAATATCTCGGTCACGTCGGCACCTTTGACTATGTTGATACGCGCACGTTCCTGCGCGCCATCGACAATACGCTGCCCGACATCAGGCCACTGTTTGAGAAGTACGCCACCAGCATCGACTGGCGGCTGCTGGCGGCAATCTCCTATCAGGAGTCGCACTGGAACCCGCAGGCTACCTCGCCGACCGGCGTGCGCGGCATGATGATGCTGACGCGTAACACCGCTGATAGCCTGGATGTGGGCGATCGAACCGATCCCGAACAGAGCATTCGCGGTGGCAGTCAGTATCTGCAGGATATGATGGCGAAGGTGCCGCAGACCATCCCGGAAGATGAGCGCATCTGGTTTGCGCTGGCGGCTTATAACATGGGTTATGCCCATATGCTTGACGTCCGCAAGCTGACGGCACGCCAGGGCGGTAATCCGGACAGCTGGGCGGATGTGAAGCTGCGTCTGCCCATGCTGAGTCAGAAGCGTTACTACACCCAGACGGCTTATGGCTATGCCCGTGGGCATGAAGCCTATAACTATGTGGAGAACATCCGCAAATATCAGTTAAGCCTGGTGGGTTATCTGCAGGAGCAGGAAAAACGCCTGGCGCAGCAGGCTGAAGCACAAGAAGCACAAGCCGAACTGGCCAAAGGCTACCCGGCGGTCGAACCAAAGATCGCCATGAATTAA